A region from the Drosophila takahashii strain IR98-3 E-12201 chromosome 2L, DtakHiC1v2, whole genome shotgun sequence genome encodes:
- the cnir gene encoding protein cornichon homolog 4, with protein sequence MFLPETATFCITLLVYGAILLLLIYYVLTLADLECDYLNAQECCRRLNFWVIPKFGSHALLCILLLLGGHWLMFLANLPMVIWLFYELHRQRRDSLGVYDPVDIHSRGLLKVHLRNCMIYLGYYFVMFFVALYCLISSLIKGDPIKRYEDDEIVTDF encoded by the exons ATGTTTCTGCCCGAAACCGCCACCTTCTGCATCACCCTGCTGGTCTATGGAGCcatcctcctgctcctgatTTACTAT GTTTTGACGCTGGCGGATCTGGAGTGCGACTATCTGAATGCCCAGGAATGCTGCCGGCGCCTCAACTTCTGGGTAATACCCAAATTCGGATCCCACGCCCTGCTCTgcatcctgctgctcctcggaGGCCACTGGCTGATGTTTCTGGCCAACCTGCCGATGGTCATTTGGCTGTTCTACGAGCTCCATCGCCAGCGACGCGATAGCCTGGGAGTCTACGATCCGGTGGACATCCACAGTCGGGGACTGCTGAAGGTTCACCTGAGGAATTGTATGATTTACCTGGGCTACTACTTCGTCATGTTCTTCGTGGCTTTGTACTG CCTCATTTCATCGCTGATCAAGGGGGATCCCATCAAGCGTTACGAGGACGACGAAATAGTCACGGATTTCTGA
- the LOC108062052 gene encoding hemocytin-like, with product MGVAVWVWVLGASLLGSTLGLPDVEPTRTWVPDNPNLGPKVANELWFSQVKKPFAHCPQYKFPINTNVNCVDTKEGGECEVSCLGTNHFYGERQNVRKLILSCRRGAWGIKNGSPTAKTVQHCDGACTCRNGGICNGEKFCHCRKGYGGDNCEKNQEFACPERPPQLPKNSRTVCRGDTCEVECSRGFAFSDQRSRVLLKCKGTKYVDMSAEYSKMPECEATCSPNCLNGGKCIAANVCECPPNYRGKQCQFDVSRCNLTDFNGNFQCDHGPEKSECRLSCPAAPGVSVQGTLASRYVCDYETGQFEPTLSAKCIYPPNQNVSQRISTSDTQTNGTVTITQGRVLPWPDNLISICDRYRQYDNSSNWKPEDPDIDDIDGAFRLRPKPNKDVIVAPVPTICSSWNGRNIRTFDGLLYRLTLNCAHTLVNDRIYGAFHVSVKSETLESPLTLQIQWQSVQYTLENLNGSVTLSTPEKRLPLPVQLLGMRVVPFAQHVEVDLESVGLRLVWDHHQLLSVRAGVDLWQKVGGLCGHLDGNSDNDLMSRSGTVSPSCRSFTDSWRTADQNCVADPDEPLAQCRGERHLEAVENCRQLLHNVHLKSCLENFNQETLLRTCIKDHCSCPRGQSCTCNFLQSLVDECRFKGSEPAVKDWRNLQLCPISCTGGRIYQSCGPQSQPTCESEGVTEKGQCFEGCFCPSGKLQYKDTCIERKMCPCELRGREFQPGESHQKECNTCTCHAGKWQCSQEKCNKRCTAFGDSHYRTFDGRRYDFQGRCSYYLLKTSTRSVEGENIACSGALDEVVEPSATGPSCTRSVTIRFALKEGGPTVIKLSQKLQSFVNGEVVSQLPLQLGNGEVLLRLASHHTITVTFADGLVIWWNGDSTVHIDAPYSYYDNTAGLCGTFNDNTKDDFLTPDGDFEHTALAFGRKWRTKELCTDPEPPPVIATPCLGNPAQRAAAEELCSALQSDTFKPCHWAVDPSGHYEDCVADICAGNRINSSRVLCELLSDYADLCVRNGIRTSWRQTIKQCSIKCPVNQEYDECGDSCALSCFDLEQRDQCRRQCVEGCRCPKGHFLDEQQECVPQKACTCYYDGLSFPPGYKEVRPGARFQQLCTCADGLWRCQDADKNDPLVYPPLGDLRKKCARSPYAKFVSCAPKERKTCKNMHNYGSVESNACHPGCVCQEGFVFDVTRQQCVLPEKCSCYHAGRSFDDGDTFQELCNQCVCQGGSWKCTRNECEATCSVWGDSHFSTFDGLDFDFLGECDYVLSKGVNAEGSGFSIVIQNVLCGSSGVTCSKSLEISLSGKGGSEQLKLSSGGIFGTDNGTSVIARLRKQISSQESSSFHVYKAGVFLVVEVVALRLQIKWDEGTRVYVKLGNEWRGRVGGLCGNNNGNSLDDFKSPSGGQEAEPTLFGHSWRTHQQCELPLQPFDSCHRNGQRRSWSEGKCSILKSPLFAACHVQVPLDRYLKRCVFDTCACDQGGDCECLCTAVAAYADACSQRGINIRWRTPHFCPMQCDTHCSDYSACTPACPPETCDNLLDQGDAARLCHHENCVEGCQVKPCPLNHIYLNDSYSTCVPRTDCKPVCLVRNDITYFEGDITYTDECATCRCSKKKEVCSGKPCPPTTTTVKPPTTGTEDPKDPFGKYCVNGWTRWLDRGSSLGGINLNDLEPLPNFDAFENIYGTCDRRFQKDIECRVKDTKQSYELVDDNVSCDLSRGLVCVGKCHDYEIRVYCECEDYDITTSRPPPPPPPGEKCDPSLQIFKEYPGDCFKYLRCEHIPGNSNWHWVPGSCGAHMMYNPVIGACDHVATVTRLKPQCGKNKDRCRDDEEWNECANQCEHTCHFYGQQLLRRGLCKPGEHCRAGCVPKKRPDCRSLGKLWRDEDTCVDQDDCPCLDDRNDKYVQPHRIITTDLDDCQCVFNQFVCVPRITTTEFPPIGGRTTTTPPTIPTTLTPPTLCPTNSMVRLFTSEHPVPDSAFSGSSTLDSNYAAHHSRLHRKPKLNVGAWTPRISDQTQYLQVNFERPLGFYGLLIAGDPHLDHYVTLLKLVYSLDGEGYHELIGQDGEPQVLLGPKDSRLPRAHVFQRPIEAKSVRLYPLRWHNSIAIRFDLLLCNHVPTTTPPSPDRTTPLPPTRPPIDDLICKDPLGVDSGALQAHQVSSSSIWLSSQLDSDKGLLDLLRFRSKLGWRPLANKQDEFVDFDFLEPRNVTAIQTLGGAYGWVTSFRVLFSSNKLVWNELPGPQGDGHIFEGNQDGHSIRTNGFPRPLVTRHLRLVPTSWDQNINWRIEPIGCFEPYPNDTQRRPPPTQVCNLCEGIELNRTITRCPCVDGLFWTGSKCVERNLCPCLDIYTPYPIGSKWENSDCEECVCLLGGVINCKTTNCPKCPDHMRNVRKGCRCECQLCPPTTRLCPTSGDCIPSEWWCNGVQNCADDEDETCDPTHTTLQPPTTRKPLVCPPIECPPGYTVKIRGKLPIAFSQMLLISEDPTEDGSLDPLKDWLEPLKSSEQPEIAGAALRFGGRLVAKFGPKLWKVVKKLGSKMGSAIRDVIIEKFGEKVAEKIDELTAKKKSKTLTLERLEFNELPLLPVKPQLELSTSDHDDINELLDFLGVEPSEIPDFSGDWDEFLADDENDYETDQDEINDLLSLMGIVQQENLNLSDNGGDESLDAETQFVLNGAGVVNGSPYGQDFQLTSGIRNFYQRRGIIRVKDPQDFELCDAFCCIPQRNVTCEDPQCPVGFEPVLDTASLGTGRCPTFTCRRPRVPDDTCDITGRIFRTFDGTVYKYDICSHILARDSQDSRWTISSQLQCAPDQPSCGAKTVIISDEEEGVTITILPNQRVIYNNFEFSVHDLALVRSVRRSFVISQMGGTVVVVSRRHKFWVQYAASGNIRIGASQVLQGRVDGLCGFYNGQLDDDKRTRTGLHVISTSDFGDSWYDRKLPLDKCHPQVCPVDLQQRALQMCQAVRHPSFGGCGLSIDVEDFLAKCVETTCECLKTNGGAEGTCRCDLLQQFVGQCLAVNRNLLLTSWRSIHRCEPTCRPPLVHHDCHRQRCEPQCALPRSHSASVCPTIPNTCYSGCYCPEGTVRRGEECVSLDDCKDCKCSLFGFNKFVTYDGSSFSFKGNCTYLVTRDLLLPGSYNFQVYATIEPCGLTKEQSCVSAIRITAGEHTLHIERHGNEVKLLADGYQVFLWPHQSPWLRINQPGEQDLIVQLPQVKLELVINLNTLQFQRHLPGNIFDEYIVASDNSFLWPRNPSSRNQDYNRYRNYKLEEHFSLVLIKFPMSKLNVVPLFYRTTYLL from the exons ATGGGTGTGGCAGTTTGGGTCTGGGTCCTAGGCGCTTCCCTTCTTGGCAGCACTTTGGGATTGCCAGATGTGGAACCAACCAGGACTTGGGTGCCAGA CAATCCCAACTTGGGACCGAAAGTGGCCAACGAGCTGTGGTTCAGCCAGGTGAAGAAGCCATTCGCCCACTGTCCCCAGTACAAGTTCCCCATCAACACGAATGTAAACTGCGTGGACACGAAGGAGGGGGGCGAGTGCGAGGTCAGCTGCCTCGGGACAAATCACTTCTACGGCGAGCGCCAGAACGTGAGGAAGCTGATCCTCTCCTGCCGTCGCGGTGCGTGGGGCATCAAGAACGGCTCCCCCACGGCGAAGACCGTCCAGCATTGCGATGGAGCCTGCACCTGTCGGAATGGAGGAATCTGCAATGGTGAGAAGTTCTGTCACTGCCGGAAGGGATACGGCGGAGATAACTGCGAGAAGAACCAGGAGTTCGCCTGTCCAGAGCGACCACCTCAGCTGCCGAAGAACTCGAGGACCGTCTGCCGAGGAGACACCTGTGAGGTGGAGTGCTCCCGGGGATTCGCCTTCTCCGACCAACGCAGCAGAGTTCTTCTCAAGTGCAAGGGCACCAAGTACGTGGACATGAGCGCGGAGTACTCTAAAATGCCAGAGTGCGAGG ccaCATGTTCACCAAACTGTTTGAACGGAGGCAAATGCATTGCGGCCAATGTCTGCGAGTGTCCTCCAAATTACCGAGGAAAACAGTGCCAATTCGACGTGTCCAGATGCAATTTGACGGACTTCAATGGTAACTTTCAGTGTGATCATGGACCGGAAAAGTCAGAGTGTCGCCTGAGCTGCCCAGCAGCTCCGGGAGTTAGTGTTCAGGGAACTCTGGCCTCACGCTACGTCTGCGACTACGAAACGGGACAATTCGAGCCCACACTCTCCGCCAAGTGCATATATC CTCCCAATCAAAATGTTTCCCAGCGAATTAGTACCTCTGACACGCAGACCAATGGAACTGTGACAATTACTCAAGGCAGGGTACTTCCCTGGCCGGATAATCTGATCAGCATCTGCGATCGCTATCGGCAGTACGACAATAGCAGCAACTGGAAGCCCGAGGATCCGGATATAGACGATATCGATGGAGCTTTCCGATTGCGGCCCAAGCCCAATAAGGATGTGATTGTGGCTCCGGTACCAACGATTTGTAGCTCATGGAACGGTCGCAATATTCGCACCTTCGATGGTTTACTGTACAGGCTGACCCTAAACTGTGCCCACACTTTGGTCAACGACAGGATATACGGGGCGTTCCATGTGTCAGTGAAGAGCGAGACGCTCGAATCGCCGCTGACCCTTCAGATCCAATGGCAGTCCGTACAGTATACTCTGGAGAACCTAA ATGGAAGTGTGACCCTGTCCACGCCCGAGAAGCGCCTCCCTCTGCCCGTCCAGTTGCTTGGAATGCGGGTGGTGCCCTTTGCCCAGCACGTCGAGGTGGATCTGGAGTCGGTGGGTCTGCGGCTGGTCTGGGATCATCACCAGCTCCTCTCCGTGCGCGCTGGcgtggatctctggcagaaggtGGGTGGCCTGTGCGGTCACCTGGACGGAAATAGTGACAATGACCTAATGAGCCGATCTGGAACAGTGTCGCCATCCTGTCGCAGCTTCACCGACAGCTGGCGAACCGCCGATCAGAACTGCGTGGCCGATCCAGACGAACCTTTGGCCCAGTGCCGCGGGGAGCGTCACCTGGAGGCCGTGGAGAACTGCCGCCAACTACTGCACAATGTCCACCTGAAGAGCTGCCTGGAGAACTTCAACCAGGAGACACTACTGCGAACTTGCATCAAGGATCACTGCTCCTGTCCGAGGGGTCAATCCTGCAcctgcaactttttgcaatcGCTGGTCGACGAGTGCCGCTTCAAGGGCTCTGAGCCGGCTGTCAAGGATTGGCGGAATCTGCAGCTCTGTCCCATCAGTTGCACCGGCGGTCGCATCTACCAGTCGTGCGGTCCGCAATCCCAGCCGACCTGCGAAAGCGAGGGAGTCACTGAAAAGGGTCAATGCTTCGAGGGCTGCTTCTGTCCGAGTGGAAAGCTCCAGTACAAGGACACCTGCATCGAGCGAAAGATGTGCCCCTGTGAGCTGCGTGGTCGCGAGTTCCAACCGGGTGAGAGCCACCAGAAGGAGTGCAACACGTGCACCTGCCACGCCGGCAAGTGGCAGTGCTCCCAGGAGAAGTGCAACAAGCGGTGTACAGCCTTCGGGGATTCCCATTACCGCACCTTCGATGGACGACGCTACGACTTCCAGGGTCGCTGCTCTTACTACCTCCTGAAGACCTCAACTCGTTCTGTAGAGGGTGAGAACATCGCTTGCTCTGGGGCCTTGGATGAGGTGGTGGAACCCTCTGCCACCGGGCCATCCTGCACCAGATCGGTGACCATCCGCTTTGCGCTAAAAGAAGGCGGACCCACGGTCATTAAACTCTCGCAAAAACTGCAGAGCTTTGTGAATGGCGAGGTGGTCAGCCAACTGCCCCTCCAACTGGGCAATGGCGAGGTGCTGCTCCGTTTGGCCAGTCACCACACCATCACCGTGACCTTCGCGGATGGTTTAGTCATCTGGTGGAATGGCGATTCCACTGTGCACATCGATGCTCCCTATAGTTACTACGACAACACGGCCGGTTTGTGCGGCACCTTTAATGACAACACCAAGGATGACTTTCTCACGCCGGATGGAGACTTTGAGCACACGGCCTTGGCCTTTGGCCGCAAGTGGCGCACCAAGGAGCTCTGCACGGATCCGGAACCTCCGCCAGTCATAGCCACTCCCTGCTTAGGTAATCCCGCCCAGCGAGCAGCGGCGGAGGAGCTCTGCTCTGCCCTCCAATCGGACACCTTTAAGCCCTGTCACTGGGCCGTGGATCCCAGTGGTCACTACGAGGATTGCGTGGCCGATATTTGCGCCGGAAATCGGATCAATAGTAGCAGGGTTCTCTGCGAACTGCTCTCCGATTATGCAGATCTTTGCGTGAGGAATGGCATCAGGACCAGCTGGAGGCAGACCATCAAGCAGTGCTCCATCAAGTGCCCAGTTAACCAGGAGTACGACGAGTGCGGCGACTCCTGCGCCCTCAGCTGCTTTGACCTCGAGCAGCGGGATCAGTGCAGGAGGCAGTGCGTCGAGGGTTGTCGCTGTCCCAAGGGCCACTTCCTCGACGAGCAGCAGGAGTGTGTTCCCCAGAAGGCGTGCACCTGCTACTACGACGGACTGAGCTTCCCGCCCGGCTACAAGGAGGTGCGTCCTGGCGCCAGGTTCCAGCAGTTGTG CACCTGTGCGGATGGTCTGTGGCGTTGCCAGGATGCGGATAAGAACGATCCTCTTGTTTACCCGCCACTGGGCGATCTCCGCAAGAAGTGTGCCCGCAGTCCGTACGCCAAGTTTGTGAGTTGTGCGCCCAAGGAGCGGAAGACCTGCAAGAATATGCACAATTATGGATCGGTGGAAAGCAATGCCTGCCATCCGGGATGCGTGTGCCAGGAGGGCTTTGTCTTCGACGTGACCCGGCAGCAGTGCGTCCTGCCGGAGAAGTGCTCCTGCTATCATGCCGGTCGGAGCTTCGACGACGGCGACACCTTCCAGGAGCTGTGCAACCAGTGCGTCTGCCAGGGCGGCTCCTGGAAGTGCACCAGGAACGAGTGCGAGGCCACCTGCAGCGTGTGGGGCGACTCCCACTTCAGCACCTTCGATGGCCTGGACTTTGACTTCCTTGGCGAGTGTGACTACGTGCTGTCCAAGGGAGTCAATGCCGAGGGCAGTGGCTTCTCCATCGTCATCCAGAACGTTCTATGTGGATCCTCGGGCGTCACCTGCTCCAAGTCCCTCGAGATCTCGTTGAGCGGCAAGGGCGGCTCCGAGCAGCTTAAACTGAGCTCGGGCGGAATCTTTGGAACGGATAATGGCACTTCTGTCATAGCAC GACTTCGCAAGCAGATCAGTTCGCAAGAGTCCAGTTCCTTCCACGTCTACAAAGCGGGAGTGTTTCTGGTGGTCGAGGTGGTCGCCCTGCGTCTCCAGATCAAATGGGATGAGGGAACCCGGGTCTATGTGAAGCTGGGAAACGAGTGGCGTGGCCGTGTGGGCGGATTGtgtggcaacaacaacgggaACAGCCTGGATGACTTCAAATCGCCCTCGGGAGGCCAGGAGGCGGAGCCCACGCTCTTTGGCCACTCGTGGCGAACCCACCAACAGTGCGAGCTGCCGCTGCAGCCCTTCGACTCCTGCCACCGGAATGGACAGCGGAGATCCTGGTCCGAAGGGAAATGCAGCATCCTCAAGTCGCCCCTGTTCGCCGCCTGCCATGTCCAGGTGCCACTGGATCGCTACCTGAAGCGCTGCGTCTTCGACACGTGTGCCTGTGACCAAGGAGGCGACTGCGAGTGCCTCTGCACGGCGGTGGCTGCCTACGCGGATGCCTGTTCCCAGCGGGGCATCAACATCCGCTGGCGGACTCCCCACTTCTGTC CCATGCAATGCGACACCCACTGTTCGGATTACAGTGCCTGTACGCCGGCTTGTCCGCCGGAGACTTGCGACAATCTGCTCGACCAGGGTGACGCCGCTCGGTTGTGTCACCACGAAAACTGCGTGGAGGGCTGCCAGGTGAAGCCGTGTCCATTGAACCACATCTACCTCAACGACAGCTACTCCACCTGCGTTCCCCGGACGGACTGCAAACCGGTGTGTCTGGTGAGGAATGACATCACTTACTTCGAGGGCGACATAACCTACACGGACGAATGTGCCACCTGTCGTTGCTCCAAGAAGAAGGAGGTGTGCAGTGGAAAGCCCTGTCCACCGACCACCACTACAGTGAAGCCACCGACTACGGGAACCGAAGATCCAAAAGATCCCTTTGGAAAGTACTGTGTTAACGGCTGGACACGCTGGTTGGATCGGGGATCCAGCTTGGGCGGAATAAACCTGAACGATCTGGAGCCACTGCCCAATTTCGATGCCTTCGAGAACATCTACGGCACCTGCGATCGGAGGTTCCAGAAGGACATCGAGTGTCGGGTGAAGGATACCAAGCAATCCTACGAACTGGTGGATGACAATGTATCCTGTGATCTAAGCCGGGGTTTGGTTTGCGTGGGCAAGTGCCATGACTACGAGATTCGGGTTTACTGCGAGTGCGAGGATTACGATATCACCACATCTAGAcctccaccacctcctccaccGGGTGAAAAGTGCGATCCCTCGCTGCAGATCTTCAAGGAGTATCCAGGAGattgctttaaatatttgcgcTGCGAGCACATTCCGGGCAACAGCAACTGGCACTGGGTGCCCGGATCCTGTGGCGCCCACATGATGTACAATCCGGTGATCGGCGCCTGCGATCATGTTGCTACAGTAACCCGATTGAAACCGCAATGTGGAAAGAACAAGGATCGCTGCCGGGATGACGAGGAGTGGAACGAGTGCGCCAATCAGTGTGAGCACACGTGTCACTTCTACGGACAGCAGTTGCTCCGGCGGGGCCTCTGCAAACCAGGGGAGCACTGCAGGGCAGGATGTGTGCCCAAGAAGCGTCCGGATTGTAGGAGCCTGGGGAAACTCTGGCGCGACGAGGATACCTGTGTGGATCAAGATGATTGCCCATGCCTGGACGATCGCAATGATAAGTACGTGCAGCCGCACAGGATCATCACCACGGATCTCGATGACTGCCAGTGTGTTTTCAATCAGTTTGTGTGCGTCCCCAGGATAACCACCACAGAGTTCC CACCTATTGGAGGTCGTACCACCACTACTCCGCCCACCATACCGACAACTCTAACACCACCTACTTTGTGTCCAACGAATAG CATGGTGCGCCTGTTTACGAGTGAGCATCCTGTGCCTGATTCGGCATTCTCCGGCTCAAGCACCCTGGATAGTAACTACGCAGCTCATCATTCCCGTCTGCACCGCAAACCCAAGCTGAATGTCGGCGCCTGGACGCCTAGGATCAGCGATCAGACGCAGTATCTGCAGGTGAACTTTGAGCGCCCACTCGGTTTTTACGGACTACTCATCGCTGGAGATCCGCACCTGGACCACTATGTGACCCTTTTGAAGTTGGTCTACAGCCTGGATGGCGAGGGGTACCACGAACTGATTGGCCAGGATGGAGAGCCACAAGTGCTGTTGGGTCCCAAAGACTCTCGCCTGCCGAGAGCTCATGTCTTCCAGCGACCAATTGAGGCCAAGTCCGTGCGGCTGTATCCTCTCAGGTGGCACAACTCCATTGCCATAAGATTTGACCTGTTGCTGTGTAACCATGTGCCCACCACCACGCCTCCGTCACCAGACAGGACCACACCCCTTCCGCCCACGCGTCCGCCGATCGATGATCTGATTTGCAAGGATCCTCTGGGCGTGGACAGTGGAGCTCTGCAGGCTCATCAGGTTTCCTCCAGCAGCATCTGGCTTTCCTCACAGCTGGACAGCGATAAGGGACTCTTGGATCTCCTCCGATTCCGATCCAAGTTGGGATGGCGACCACTGGCTAATAAGCAGGACGAATTCGTTGATTTTGACTTCCTTGAGCCTCGCAATGTGACCGCAATTCAGACACTTGGAGGAGCCTACGGATGGGTCACCTCGTTCCGCGTGCTCTTCTCCTCGAACAAGTTGGTGTGGAACGAGCTGCCGGGTCCGCAGGGAGATGGTCACATATTCGAGGGCAACCAGGACGGTCATAGCATCCGTACAAATGGATTTCCCCGGCCACTGGTGACACGTCATCTGCGTTTGGTGCCCACGTCGTGGGATCAGAACATTAACTGGAGGATTGAACCCATTGGATGTTTCGAGCCTTATC CTAATGACACCCAGAGGAGGCCTCCACCAACTCAAGTGTGCAATCTGTGCGAGGGCATCGAGTTAAATAGGACCATAACCAGGTGTCCTTGCGTCGATGGTCTTTTCTGGACGGGATCCAAGTGCGTGGAGCGCAATCTCTGTCCCTGCCTGGACATCTATACCCc CTATCCCATTGGATCTAAATGGGAGAACTCCGACTGCGAGGAGTGCGTCTGCCTCTTGGGCGGCGTAATCAACTGTAAGACAACGAATTGCCCGAAATGTCCTGATCACATGAGGAATGTCCGGAAGGGTTGTCGCTGCGAGTGCCAGCTGTGCCCGCCAACCACTCGTCTTTGTCCCACCAGCGGAGATTGCATCCCCTCCGAGTGGTGGTGCAATGGAGTCCAGAATTGTGCCGATGACGAAGACGAGACCTGCGATCCCACACATACCACTCTACAGCCAC CCACCACTAGAAAACCTCTGGTGTGTCCACCCATCGAGTGCCCACCTGGTTACACTGTGAAGATCAGGGGCAAACTACCCATAGCCTTCTCCCAAATGCTTTTAATTTCCGAAGATCCCACGGAGGATGGTTCCTTGGACCCGCTGAAGGATTGGCTAGAGCCATTGAAATCCTCGGAGCAGCCAGAAATTGCTGGAGCTGCCCTTAGGTTCGGTGGAAGACTGGTAGCCAAATTTGGACCCAAACTGTGGAAGGTGGTTAAGAAACTGGGTTCCAAGATGGGAAGTGCAATTAGGGACGTTATTATCGAGAAATTCGGCGAAAAGGTGgcggaaaaaatcgatgagCTGACGGCGAAGAAGAAGTCGAAAACCTTGACCCTCGAACGCCTGGAGTTCAATGAGCTGCCTTTGCTTCCGGTTAAACCTCAACTGGAGCTCTCGACCTCTGATCATGATGATATCAATGAACTGCTCGACTTTCTGGGCGTTGAGCCCAGCGAAATTCCCGACTTCTCTGGGGATTGGGATGAGTTCCTGGCTGATGACGAAAATGACTACGAAACGGATCAGGATGAAATCAATGACCTACTGAGTCTTATGGGCATTGTGCAACAGGAAAATCTCAATTTATCCGATAATGGAGGAGATGAATCGCTGGACGCTGAAACCCAGTTTGTGCTGAATGGAGCTGGTGTGGTGAATGGTAGTCCATATGGACAAGACTTCCAACTGACCTCCGGAATAAGGAATTTTTACCAACGCAGAGGAATCATTAGGGTGAAGGATCCCCAGGACTTTGAGCTATGCGACGCCTTCTGTTGTATTCCCCAGAGGAATGTGACCTGCGAGGATCCCCAGTGTCCCGTGGGCTTTGAACCAGTTTTGGATACGGCTAGTCTGGGAACTGGAAGGTGTCCCACTTTCACTTGCCGGCGTCCCAGAGTTCCGGATGATACCTGTGACATCACTGGACGGATCTTCCGGACCTTCGATGGAACGGTCTACAAGTACGACATATGTAGTCATATTTTGGCGAGGGATTCGCAGGACAGCCGTTGGACGATCAGCAGTCAACTGCAGTGTGCTCCCGATCAGCCAAGTTGCGGTGCCAAAACCGTGATCATcagcgacgaggaggagggagTGACCATAACCATCCTGCCCAATCAGCGGGTGATCTACAACAACTTTGAGTTCAGTGTCCACGATCTGGCGCTGGTCAGGTCGGTTCGCCGTTCCTTCGTCATCAGCCAGATGGGCGGCACCGTGGTCGTGGTGAGTCGCCGTCACAAATTCTGGGTTCAGTATGCCGCCAGTGGTAACATCAGGATCGGAGCTTCCCAAGTGCTCCAGGGGAGGGTAGACGGGTTGTGTGGCTTCTACAATGGCCAGCTGGACGATGATAAGCGCACGAGGACGGGTCTGCATGTGATTAGCACCTCCGATTTTGGCGACTCCTGGTACGACAGGAAGCTTCCACTTGATAAGTGCCATCCGCAGGTGTGTCCTGTGGATCTACAGCAAAGGGCACTGCAAATGTGTCAGGCTGTGAG ACATCCCTCATTTGGAGGCTGTGGCTTATCCATCGATGTCGAGGACTTCCTGGCCAAGTGCGTGGAGACAACCTGCGAGTGCCTGAAGACGAACGGCGGAGCCGAGGGCACCTGTCGCTGTGATCTCCTCCAGCAATTCGTGGGTCAGTGCCTGGCGGTGAATCGGAATCTCCTGCTGACCAGCTGGAGGAGCATCCACCGCTGTGAGCCCACCTGTCGACCTCCGTTGGTGCACCACGACTGTCACCGCCAGCGGTGTGAGCCACAGTGCGCCCTGCCCAGGAGCCACTCGGCCTCCGTGTGTCCCACCATTCCGAACACCTGCTACTCCGGCTGCTATTGTCCCGAGGGCACTGTCCGTCGTGGCGAGGAGTGCGTTTCCCTGGACGATTGCAAGGACTGCAAGTGCAGTCTGTTTGGTTTTAATAAATTCGTCACCTACGATGGCAGCAGCTTCAGTTTCAAGGGCAATTGCACATATCTGGTGACCAGGGATCTCCTGCTCCCGGGAAGCTATAACTTCCAGGTGTACGCCACCATTGAACCATGTGGCCTGACCAAAGAGCAGAGCTGCGTGTCCGCCATCCGGATTACCGCCGGTGAACACACTCTGCACATCGAGCGACATGGGAACGAAGTGAAGCTACTGGCCGATGGCTACCAGGTGTTCCTGTGGCCCCACCAGTCGCCCTGGCTGAGAATCAACCAGCCGGGGGAGCAGGATCTGATAGTGCAGCTACCCCAGGTTAAACTGGAGCTGGTGATTAACCTAAACACTCTTCAATTCCAG CGACACTTGCCAGGGAACATCTTCGATGAGTATATAGTGGCCTCCGACAATTCTTTCCTCTGGCCCAGGAATCCCAGCAGCAGAAACCAGGACTACAATCGATATAGAAACTATAAACTTGAAGAACATTTTAGCTTGGTCCTAATCAAGTTCCCGATGTCTAAACTGAATGTTGTGCCACTCTTTTATAGAACGACATATCTGCTGTGA